TGCATCTATGAAAAGAGGTATAGATATAGTAATAGAATTAACAGACCTTGAACAAAAAATTAAAGACGCAGATTTAGTATTTACCGGTGAAGGAATGATAGATTTCCAAACTGCTTTTGGAAAGGCCCCTTTTGGTGTAGCAAAAATAGCTAAAAAATATGACATTCCCGTTATAGCAATTGCAGGAGGAATAGGGAAGGATGCCGAAACCCTGTACCTAAAAGGCTTTGACAGCATTTTCTCCATAGTTGACGGACCTATGACCCTTGACAATGCCATTGAAAACAGCAGTATATTAATTGAAAGAACTGCTGAAAGAATTGCTAGAGTTTTTAAAGCTTGTAGCTATAAAAACATATAACTAAAAAGCTATCCTATAATGCATACATTATAGGATAGCCACTATATAATTAATTTGTATTACTTAACTAAAATCTTTTCACTTAACTTATCTGCAAAAGCCTGTGCAATTTCAACCTTAGCTTTATCATGACTTTCTACTACCTGAAGGATTTTAGCTGCTTTTAAATCTTCATTAGATAACTTGCTGATTTCATCTATAGCCTTTTCTGCTACAGAATTTTCCTCAATTATTTTTCCAATAAAATCCTTTAATAAATCTATATTTAAAATTTTATTATTTTCAGTAGACATAGATTTTACCTCCTCATAATAGGTATTACTAACAATTAACTTTATAGTATTTTTTCCTATCCAATTAGCTCGTCCTTTTTTAACCAACTGTCTAGCTCTTTTAAAAAAAGTCTCCCCTATAGAGTAGCCTTTACTATCTATAACACTAATGTTTTTTATCATGGGTATCATCCCCTTGTTATAATAGTTTATAATCCTTTGTTTTTTATTATGGGTGCCATCCCCTGAATTATTAAATTAATTATATCATGTAAAGGTATTCTTGAATAGATATTTGTTAAATTTTATAATTACCTATATAAGATGAGTATCTAAAGAAAAAAATGTTATCTAATTTTTATAATACTAAACAATAAATTTTAATATAAAATATATCTGTAATAATTCATCACAAACATATATAATGATAAAGTACTAATATTTAATAAGATCAGGAGGCAGACAATGGAGAACTTTGAAAACATAACAATCATAAAAAAAGCTAATATATATTTTAATGGTAATGTAACAAGCAGGACTATATTATTTGCTAATGGAGAAAAAAAGACTTTAGGAATTATGATGTCTGGAGAATATGAATTTGGAACTGGAGATAAAGAATTAATGGAAATTATGGCAGGAAATCTTGATGTACTTCTTCCGGGAAATAATGAATGGATAAATTTTACTGCTGGACAATCTTTTGAAGTACCTGCTAATTCAAGCTTTAAGTTAGTAGTAAAAGAAGTTACCGATTACTGCTGTTCTTATGGAGAATAATATAATAAATACACAGTAAACCTAATTTTAATGTAAAAAGCAAACTGATAAATATCAGTAAACTTATCTTAAGTTTACTAAATTTATCAGTTTTAATCTTCTCTTCAAATTACCTCTAAATCAGTATTTTAAATAATATTATATAATTTAAAATAACAAAAGCTAATTACTACATAAAAAACTGACTTTTATAAAAATTTTTCACCATAATATATCAATATTTTTAAATTTCAATAATATAAATAATTATGAATAAATATTTCAAACTTAATGATAATATTTTACTTATCAGAATGAATTTTCTACTTATCAAAAAGTTTTACCACTTAATAATCCCTTAATTTGTATGTAGTATTATATATCTATATGAGTTTTTATCTTCAAATTTATATAGTCAATACATCCAATTTATAGTATATAAAATAAATTTTTCACTTGAAAAGTTTCAATAAAAAATGCTATAAATTAAATAAAAGCATAATTAATATATTTATTAAAATATTTCATGTTAAATAAATAAAATATAAGTTCTTAAATAAAAACTTTTGCAGGTAATATGTTAAAAATATGACTAAAACTTAATTTCAGGAGGTAGTTCTATGAAAAGAATATGTGTTTATTGCGGGTCCAGTCTTGGTGCTCGTCCAGAATACAGTAAAATTTCTAGATTATTAGGTAAAACACTAGCTAGTAACAAAATCGAATTAGTCTATGGCGGCTCAAAAATAGGTCTCATGGGAGAGGTATCCAATGAAGTTTTAAAAAATCAAGGAAAAGTTATAGGCGTTATGCCAAGGGGACTTTTTACAGTAGAAACAGCCAGTGAAAATTTAACTAAACTTATTGAAGTTGACACAATGCACGAGAGAAAACAGACTATGTCTGATCTTTCTGATGGTTTTATTGCCCTTCCAGGGGGACTTGGCACTTTTGAAGAATTATTTGAAATGCTTAGCTGGGCTAGAATTGGAATTCATAAAAAACCTATTGGCCTATTGAATATATCCCATTTCTTTGATCCTCTAGTTAATATGCTAAAAAACACCTGTACTGAGGGATTCATGAAAGAGTCAAATATGAACCTATTTTGTATTTCAGATAATCCATTAGAGTTAATCCAGAAGATGAAAGTATATTCACCCCCTGTAATGGAAACAAGATGGCATAAATTAGGATAATATAATGCTATAATTATTTAACATATATATCCAAATCTTAACTTATAAAAATGGTTACTTTAAACCTGAAAGTGTTATAATATATACTATGATAAACATATATGGAGGTATTTTAGTGCAAAAATCAATAGAAATTAAAAATGAAGATTTAACCTTAAGAGGAATGCTTCATAAACCAGAAAATTTTAATGGAAAACTCCCAATAGTATGTATGTTTCATGGTTTTACCGGTGATAAGCTAGGTTCACATTTTATGTTTGTAAGACTCTCTAGAATATTAGCAGATAAAGGAATCGCTTCTATTAGATTTGATTTTATAGGAAGTGGTGAAAGTGATGGAGATTTTGTCAATATGACCCTTTCAAAAGAACTTGAAGATTCCAGATTGATTCTTCAATATGCTAAATCTCTTGATTTTGTTGATGAAGATAAAATAGGAATCTTAGGTTTCAGCATGGGTGGTGCTGTAGCCAGTATGCTTGCCTCAGAATATAAAGAAACGGTTAAAACTCTTTGCCTATGGGCTCCTGCCGGAAACATGGCTGAAATAGCTGTTCAGGGAAAAAGTGAAAAAGATATTGAAAAAGTACGAAAAATTGGATGTTATGATCTAGATGGATATCTTATAGGTATCGATTTTATAGACGATTTATTGAATACTGATATATTTAAAAAATCCAGCTCTTATGATAAAAATGTATTGCTGATACACGGAACTAATGATACATCTGTTCCCATTAGTACCTCTGAAAAATATCTAGAACTTTATGGTACTAAAGGAGTACTTCACAGTATTTCTGGATCAAATCATACTTTTACCAGTAAAGCCTTTGAAAATGAAGTGTTAGACTATACAGTTGGATTTTTTGAAGGTGAATTAAATACTACAATTTCCAAATTTAATAGCTTAACTCTATAATTTAACTTATTATATATAACTTGAAAACAAAAAAGAAACTATGCATTGTTGAAGTTAATACAGTCTTTCATAGTTTCTTTATTTTATTATAAATTATAATTATTTTAAACTATCATATACTTTTTTAGACAGTTCAGCTATGAATTCATCACTACCGCTTATCATTGCTTCTAGTTATATTACTTATGACACATATCCATAAGAAGAATCAAAGAGATGCTATTATATCTATAAGAAACACCTCTTTGAAATATTTTAATTATTCTTCAGTATTTGCTTCTGCATTTTCCTCAGTTTCTTCACTTTCCTCTTCAACTACTAAATTACTTATAGAAGCATATACTTCATCTATATTATCATGAGTTTTTATACTTTCATCTAAGTTGAAATCCTTAAAAGTAATGTTATCTCCTGCAGCTTTTTCAGATACATCTACATGTATTACCTCTGGAACCAAATCCAGCTTTCCTATAACTTCTGCTTCTAATTTATTAACAACAAGTTGAAGCTGCTTTCCTCTTAATGCCTCTTCACCTTTAAATACAACAGGAATTTTAAGCTTAACATCCTGATTCTTTGATACGAACTGTACATCTACATGTACAATTTTATTAGTAACAGGTGTTCTTTGAATTTCTTTTATAAATCCAAATTTCTTTTCATCTCCATTTTTAATCCACAGCTTGGCACTCATTCCATGGCTGGAAAGAATTTTCTTCAAAGGTGCCTCCTGAATTTTTATAGATTCTGATTTTCCAGACTTTCCTCCATAGATTACACCAGGCACAAATCCTTCTTCTCTAAATTTCTTTGTCTTATTTGTTCTGTGCTCTACATTTAAAACTATTTGTTCCATAATAAATCACTCCTCATAGCTTTTATAAGCCAATTTTAATGTTTGAATCGCTAGCATCCGTAAGAGTTTTATAATTTTCTACTTCTTTAATTAAAGCAGATTGTATGTAGTAATTTTAAGTTCTCTACTCGTGCGGTAACGTTAGTGATTTAAATATCTAGTTTTATTATAACACTTTACTTTAAAATTTTCTTATGATTTTATCAATGAAAACTAAATTGTAAACGCATAATTCTAGTTAAACTGATAATAGCACGCAATATAAAATCCTTATGCTGCTTGATTCTCCTTTACACAGAAACATGATTCATTTTATATACAAAAAACAGGGGCTATCGAACTTTTTAGTAAGAAAGCCCCTGTTTAATTATTCTGCTAGGGATAATAAATATTTCCCTATTTTAAAAGTATATTCAAGTGATGCTTCTCTTAGTGCATCTGGAAGTTTCATAGTTTCATTATGAATTTCATAGGTAAAATCTCCTGCATAATCTATTTCCTTCAATGTTTTCATTATAGGTTTCCATTCAATATTACCATGAAATGGAGCTATATGGTTATCATACATTCCCCTGTTATCTGCCACGTGAGTAGCTTTAAGACGATTGCCAACAAATTTAAGAGATTGTATCTGATCACATCCTGTAAGATTTGCATGTCCAAAGTCCCAACATACTCCAACATTATCGGAATTTAGCGAATCAACTAAATCACATAACTCCTCAACCTCTGCTGTATAGCGTCGGCGTGGACGGCCATCTATTAAAAAGTCTGCCATATTCTCTATAGCTATACCCAAGTTATGTTTTGAAGCTATTTCAAGTTTAGGTTTAAAATACTCAATATTTTTTTCTTTTGCAACCTTTATAGATCTGTTATCCCATATAGCTGTGCCTGCATGAAGAATTCCCCATTTTACTCCAAGTAATCCTGAAGCCTCAATACATCTAGAAATCATTTTTTCATAAAGCTCCCTATCTTCAAACTTACTATCAATAACATTATAAAAGGGAAGATGACATTGTGAAAATTCTATTCCAAGTTTTTCTGCTTGTTCTGCTATTTTTTCAACTTCATCTTTCCAGTTGTCACCAAAAACTTCACAATGCTCCCTCACTGCGTCACAGAAATTTATATCCATAACTTTATATCCTACTTCACTACAAATACGCATACTGTCTATGAATAAAATATATTCCTTATTTTCTCTCATATAGTGAATATTAGTTGATGTTGAAAGTCTCATTTTTATTCCCCCAATTTAAATTACTATTTCTTTCAGGTTACGTTGGCAATAATACTTGAAAATTTCACTATTTGCTATTCGCCCTTCTGTAATTATTAATAAGTTCATCGCCTTTTTCTACCACATTCTTAATTGCAGTATCTACATCTATCTCACCATCCAGCATGGAAGTAACAGTATCTGTCTGGAATGTTTCGAATTCTTGGAAAGAAGGCATCCACATTTCCTGTACTTTAGGACTTGACTGATGAAGTTGATCAATAGCAGTTTTAAATAATGGATTCTTCTTAAGATGTTCCTGCATCTCAGGAAGGTCATAAGTTTTTTTGTTAACTGGGAAATAGCCTGTGCCTGTATGCCATTTAAACTGTGTCTCAGGAGAACTCATATATTTTAAAAATTCTACTATTGCTTTTTCTTTATTTTCATCATGTTTGTTCAATGCATAAAGTGATGAACCACCAGTAGCAACTCCTGCATTATCTTCTGGATGTACCTTTGGCAAAAATGCTGTGCCTAATTGAAACTTTCCACCTATACCTTCTACTATAGAAGGCAGACTTGCGGTAGAACCCAAGAAAATACTAGTTTCTCCTGCTGCAAATCTTTTGCTGGCATCTGTTCCTGTATAATCTAATCCACCTGTTTTATAAATTTTCTGCCATTTTGTAAGTACCTCTTTCATTGTTCCATTTTCTCCAAATACAACCTTTGTAGGAGTAGCACTACGTCCATTTTCATTATCTACTAAATAAGAACCACCCTTTTGCATACCTATCCAGCTCATAGGCGCATAAAAATTCAACTGATGTACCATACCATATCTTACTACTTCTTTACCCTGTTTTTTAGTTAATTTAGCAACATGATCAGCTAATTCATCTAAAGTAGCCGCTGGTTTTTCAGGATCAAGACCGGCTTCTTTATACTGATCTTTGTTATAGTACATAAGCATTGTAGAATTTGAAAAAGGCATACCTAAATGTCTACCTTTATAGGAAGCCGCAGCCAATGCATTGGGCTCAATATTTGATAAATCAAAATCCGGATATTTTTTTTCTAAATCATCTATCCATAATGTATCCTTATATTCTTTTAATGTAAAAACACCTAAAGCAGCTGACTGCACAAGATCTGGCATATTTTTTACATTATTAGCTTGCAATACAGCTTTTAACTTAGTATCTGTATCCTGATAGGTTCCTTGGTGAACCGCCTTAACGAAGATATTTTTTTCTTTACCAGTTGTATTGTTAAAGTTATCAACAACTTCTTTAAGAACACTACCACCTTTTCCTCCCATAGCATGCCATAATACTATCTCAGTTTTACCATTATTACTTCCTGATGAGGCATTTGCCTGAGGGGTAGTACATCCTGCCAATGTCATTCCCAATAATGCACTAGCAATTATTACTTTTAATTTCTTTTTCATTTTAATATTCACTCCTTATAAAAATATATTTTTTTAATTAACTATTGACCCTGATGTAATTCCACTTACAAGTTTCTTTTGGAAAAATACAAATACAAATATAGTTGGTATTAATATCAATACGGTACCTGCCATAAGCGGACCATAAGAAGATGCCTCAGCAAAATTCAACATAGTGATACCTACCTGTACGGTTCTCATTTCTGGTGTATTGGTTAAGAGCAGCGGCCACAGATAAATATTCCAAAGGCCAACAAAAGAAGATATAAATAAGGATGCCAGTATAGGCTTTGACAGAGGAAGCAGAATTTTTATAAAAAAAAGAAAATTACCACATCCATCTATTTCAGAGGCCTCTTTCAGAGAATTACTTATTGTTTTAAAATACTGTCTCAGCATAAATACATAAGTTGCTGAAAGAAGATAAACTAACATAACGCCTGGATAAGTATTCACAAGTCCTAAATTTGAAATAGTAAGATAATTTGTAATAAGCATAGCGTCACCAGGTAACATCATAGTACATAATATAAATATAAACATAAATCTTTTCCCTTTGAAATTAAAAAGTGCCAATGGATACGCTGCAAGGCTTGCTATTGCAAGACGTATAATAGAACCTACAAAAGCTATTACAAAGGAATTAATTATAAATCTTGTTAGAGGACTCTGCTGGAGAGCTGTTATGTAGTTACTGATAATAAATTTATTAGGTATAAATTTAGGCGGATAACTGATAATTTCACTTTCAGGCATAAATGAAAGCATAATACAATAGATAATTGGAAAAATAATAACAAGTCCTATTAATATACAAATAACCGATAATAAATTATTCATCTTTTTTTGTGTCTTCAAACCAAAACTTTTAATCATTGATAATATACCCCTTTCTTTTCATATCTAAAACAGAATAATAAAAGTAAGAAAGTCATAAGAAACACAATAACACCAATAGTTGAAGCATAGGAATAATTTGCTGAGGTTATACCAGTCTCATATAAGTGATAGATTATAGTTTTAGTGGAACCCTTAGGCCCACCATTGGTAATAACCATTGAAGGTCCTGACATCATCATAGCACCTACAGCATTAGTACAGAGTACGAAAAATAAAGTAGGAGAAGTCATAGGAATATATATATTTTTTAATTTATATAAAAAGCTTGCACCATCTATTTCAGCAGCTTCTACCAATTCTTTTGGCACATTTCTTAAAGCAGCTAAAAATAATAAAAAGTCAAAGCCTATTCCCATCCATACAGATACGATAGTTATAGAGATCATTGCAGTATCAGGATCATTAAACCACTTTAAGTCTAATCCAAAAATATAGTTTATAAGACCCATTCTAGGATTTAACATAGTCTTAAAAATAATGGAAACTGCAGACATTGAAACTGCCATTGGAAAGGAAAACATAGTTTCGTAAACAGAAGAAAATTTACGTTTTTTATTTGCCAGAAGAGCAAGTGAATAACTTATGATAATACCTGCTGGTACTGCCATTGCTACATGATAGAGAGTATTTTTTAGTACAATGTAAAAATTTTTATCTGTTAGAATATCCTTGTAGTTACTAAACCCTATAAATTCCAGGATATTTCCATTGAAGTCCACCAATGAAAAACTGTAAAGGACAGTTCTTATAAACGGATAATATCCAAACATAATAGATAATATCACGCAGGGGACTAGATAAATATAAGGTTCTACAGATTTAGATACTTTTTTGTGTACCTTTTTACTGTTAGTCATATAAATATTCTTTGATGCTACAGGTGTCTTTTGCTTCAATTTATACAACAAAATATTACACTTCCTTTCTTTATATTAAATTAATCTTTAAACAAGTCCAATTTTAGTTCACTTAATTACTCAAAACAATATTATTAACCAAGTATTAACTTAAAAATAACTTTTATTTACCATGATTTACACATTATAACTTTACTTAATATTTTATATTCCACCGAAATTAACCATAAAATTTCTTTTAAGTATTTATATTACAGTAAATAGTTGTAAGAAGTTCCCATACTGATTTATAAGCATTAATAGTTGGTGTGTTAATTTCTCAATTTATCTTTGAATAGACATCAAAAAAACCCATTGCAATATTGAAAATAATTAAGCCCGTAACATCTCAATTATTTATAATATCGCAAAGGGTTTACTCTAAATCTCTACCCTAAATTTATTTAATTACCATAACGTTGTGCCTGCAGTAGAAACATAGTCAGCTCCACCAGCAATGGCTTGTCTCACTTCTTCTGAAGTACGTATGAGTCCTCCAGCAATGATAGGTTGTTTTATCTTACTTTTTACACGTTTTATAACACTTGGCATTAAACCTGGCATTAATTCTACTTGATCTGGCTTTGTCTTATTAATTACCTTAATAGCTGACTCTAAAGCAGTAGTGTCTATAGCAAAAACTCTAAGTGTTGCTGATAATCCTAAGGCTTTTGCTGCTGCTATATTATTAGCTTTTGTAGATATTATACCATCAATGTTAAAATTTTTAGATAAATATTTAATAGCACTGGAATCCCTTCCAACACCACTTATCATCTCCAAATGAACAAAAACTTTTTTTTCAGCTTCATGTAATTTTGTTATTAACTCTTTTAAAATACATATATCTCCTGTTACAAGGTTGACTCTTTGGATTTTACTTCTTATAACACTATCAACTTTGGATAAATCAGTCACAGATGCTATAATTGGATATTCCTTCATTGTTTTATCACACCCTATTAACTTAAGACTTTAATAAGATTATATTATTATAATGTTAATGTAGTATTATACTTTCATTAAGTTCTAGTTAATTGAAGCAAGTTCTTAATTCAGGTGGGTATTCTTTTACCCCATCTGAATCATACATTCAAATCCCTCTTCCTGTAAAAGAAATATGTTGAAAAGGAAAAAATTCCAATCAGTACAATGGATAGAAGAAATACGCCAAAGTTAAGCCCTTTACCCGCCACTAAATCTTTGTAGCTGAAATATTTAAAAGGAGAAAGTATGTTAAGCACATTCAACCTATCAGTTAAATCCGTTATTTTTGATATTATAAAGGATATTAACAGCACACTTACAGAAATTGAACCAGAAACCTTGGATTTTCTGATGAATGCCGCCAATAGCATACCAATAGACAAGAAAATAAGTTGAACAATGAACATACTCAAAATAAACATAAATATTTCACCTGAAATATCTTTTCCATTGTTATAAGCATCAACCATAACGATAGATGATAAAAGTGAAACAATATTCAGAATAAAAATATTAACTAGAGCCGCTAGGAACTTTGAAGTTATTATGGTTGTTCGTGATACTGGTTTAGTTATTAAAAATTCTGTAGTCTTATCTCGCTCCTCTTTTGCAATTATATTGGAGCCCAGTAGTACGGCATGAATAGCCGCTACAAGCTCAATGTAAAGAAACAATACTGCAAAATAGCCGCTCATAGTAGTAACATCAAAAGAACCAAATCCCAGCAGTGCTTTAAGTGAGTAAGGTAGATTATTAAAAAGTTCATTATTCTGACCACTAGAAGAATAAACCGTATATTTACCCATGCCGCTTGCAACCAGCAAAAACATGCATACACTCCATATAATCAGAGCTTTTCTATTAGCTTTTAGTTCCCTTAAGAAAATATTCATAATAGACCTCCTTTTAATCAAAATCTGAAAGCATCTTAGCTTACAGCATGGATATCCTTTTTAGTATAAATTAAATAAGTTGCAGCAACGGCTGCTATAACAATAATTGCACTAACAATTAAATAAGCTGCCTCATAGCTTGAATTTTTAATAATATAGGATAAATCAAAATATCTAAAAGGTGAGATAAATCGAATACCATCATTTTTATCATTATCTATAAGTGCCCCTATAATGAAAAATCCAAAAACTGTTCCTAAAGAAATTGGAAATACTGATTTTAATTTTGTAAAAAATACTGAAATAACCATACCAATAGCCAGGAAAATAAGTTGAATAAAAAATAGCGCAAGATTGATCATAAAAAATACCTTAATGCTGTAATGTGATGTTTTCACAATGGATGCAAGTATATAAGCTCCTGCATAATAGATCACATTGGTAGCTAAAAGCATAGTTATTGCAGCCATAAGCTTAGCAGTGACTATGGAAATACGTGAAACGGGTTTAACCAATAGAAAATCTGCAGTTCTTTCTCGCGCTTCCTTTGAAATAATAGAAACGCCAATATTCATAGCCTGAATAGCTCCACAGAGTGTTATAAATGAAAATATCATTGAATAAAAACCTAATATAGAAGTTATATTGTCAATAGAAATTCCCATAGCCGCTCTCACGGCTGCAGGATAGCTGCCAATGAGTTTCTTAAAATCTGCAGCATCCTCCACAATTCCAGGATATAAAGCAAAATAAATAATAGCAATAGCTAACATAGCACAAATCCATATAATTGTTGATTTTCTCATAGACTTAATCTCATGCAGATACATATTCATATGCTTCAGTCCTCCTTCTCGTAGTAATGCATGAAAATTTCCTCAAGATCAGGCTCTTCAATTGATATATTGCGAAGTTCTATTTCAGCAATTTTTTTCATTACTAAGTTTACATCACCCTTAAATATAAAATTAACATTATTATTTTTAACTTCAAGGCTACTCACTCCACCAATTTTAAAATATTCTTTTGGAATATCAGATTTTGCTTCGATGCTAATTCTCTTATAATTATTCTCCTTTAAAGTACTCATCTTCTCAACCTTGATAATTCTTCCGTCTTTTATAAAGGCCACACGGCTGCACATACGCTGCACTTCACTGAGAATATGTGAGGAAAAGAATACTGTAGCTCCTTTTTCACTTTCAGCCTCTATAAGTTCAAAAAACTTTTGCTGCATTAGGGGATCAAGACCACCTGTTGGCTCATCCAGTATTATAAGCTTTGGCTCATGTAGAAGTCCCTGAACTATTCCCACTTTTTTCTTATTACCAAAGGAAAGGTCCTCTATCTTCTTTTTAAGATCAAGATTCATAATTCCTGCCAGCTCATGGATTCGCTTTGTACAATCTTTTTT
This genomic window from Clostridium pasteurianum DSM 525 = ATCC 6013 contains:
- a CDS encoding ABC transporter permease subunit — its product is MNIFLRELKANRKALIIWSVCMFLLVASGMGKYTVYSSSGQNNELFNNLPYSLKALLGFGSFDVTTMSGYFAVLFLYIELVAAIHAVLLGSNIIAKEERDKTTEFLITKPVSRTTIITSKFLAALVNIFILNIVSLLSSIVMVDAYNNGKDISGEIFMFILSMFIVQLIFLSIGMLLAAFIRKSKVSGSISVSVLLISFIISKITDLTDRLNVLNILSPFKYFSYKDLVAGKGLNFGVFLLSIVLIGIFSFSTYFFYRKRDLNV
- a CDS encoding sugar phosphate isomerase/epimerase family protein, whose product is MRLSTSTNIHYMRENKEYILFIDSMRICSEVGYKVMDINFCDAVREHCEVFGDNWKDEVEKIAEQAEKLGIEFSQCHLPFYNVIDSKFEDRELYEKMISRCIEASGLLGVKWGILHAGTAIWDNRSIKVAKEKNIEYFKPKLEIASKHNLGIAIENMADFLIDGRPRRRYTAEVEELCDLVDSLNSDNVGVCWDFGHANLTGCDQIQSLKFVGNRLKATHVADNRGMYDNHIAPFHGNIEWKPIMKTLKEIDYAGDFTYEIHNETMKLPDALREASLEYTFKIGKYLLSLAE
- a CDS encoding carbohydrate ABC transporter permease, whose amino-acid sequence is MIKSFGLKTQKKMNNLLSVICILIGLVIIFPIIYCIMLSFMPESEIISYPPKFIPNKFIISNYITALQQSPLTRFIINSFVIAFVGSIIRLAIASLAAYPLALFNFKGKRFMFIFILCTMMLPGDAMLITNYLTISNLGLVNTYPGVMLVYLLSATYVFMLRQYFKTISNSLKEASEIDGCGNFLFFIKILLPLSKPILASLFISSFVGLWNIYLWPLLLTNTPEMRTVQVGITMLNFAEASSYGPLMAGTVLILIPTIFVFVFFQKKLVSGITSGSIVN
- a CDS encoding carbohydrate ABC transporter permease yields the protein MKQKTPVASKNIYMTNSKKVHKKVSKSVEPYIYLVPCVILSIMFGYYPFIRTVLYSFSLVDFNGNILEFIGFSNYKDILTDKNFYIVLKNTLYHVAMAVPAGIIISYSLALLANKKRKFSSVYETMFSFPMAVSMSAVSIIFKTMLNPRMGLINYIFGLDLKWFNDPDTAMISITIVSVWMGIGFDFLLFLAALRNVPKELVEAAEIDGASFLYKLKNIYIPMTSPTLFFVLCTNAVGAMMMSGPSMVITNGGPKGSTKTIIYHLYETGITSANYSYASTIGVIVFLMTFLLLLFCFRYEKKGVYYQ
- a CDS encoding ABC transporter ATP-binding protein; translated protein: MSVIEIKNLTKTYGKSRGIVDVNLKVEQGEIFGFIGPNGAGKSTTIRTLLGLIYPEAGSATIFGKGCIEHPEIRREVGYLPSEVFYYDGMKVIDLLEYSASFYKKDCTKRIHELAGIMNLDLKKKIEDLSFGNKKKVGIVQGLLHEPKLIILDEPTGGLDPLMQQKFFELIEAESEKGATVFFSSHILSEVQRMCSRVAFIKDGRIIKVEKMSTLKENNYKRISIEAKSDIPKEYFKIGGVSSLEVKNNNVNFIFKGDVNLVMKKIAEIELRNISIEEPDLEEIFMHYYEKED
- a CDS encoding TIGR00730 family Rossman fold protein, translating into MKRICVYCGSSLGARPEYSKISRLLGKTLASNKIELVYGGSKIGLMGEVSNEVLKNQGKVIGVMPRGLFTVETASENLTKLIEVDTMHERKQTMSDLSDGFIALPGGLGTFEELFEMLSWARIGIHKKPIGLLNISHFFDPLVNMLKNTCTEGFMKESNMNLFCISDNPLELIQKMKVYSPPVMETRWHKLG
- a CDS encoding pyrimidine/purine nucleoside phosphorylase — encoded protein: MENFENITIIKKANIYFNGNVTSRTILFANGEKKTLGIMMSGEYEFGTGDKELMEIMAGNLDVLLPGNNEWINFTAGQSFEVPANSSFKLVVKEVTDYCCSYGE
- a CDS encoding ABC transporter permease subunit — protein: MNMYLHEIKSMRKSTIIWICAMLAIAIIYFALYPGIVEDAADFKKLIGSYPAAVRAAMGISIDNITSILGFYSMIFSFITLCGAIQAMNIGVSIISKEARERTADFLLVKPVSRISIVTAKLMAAITMLLATNVIYYAGAYILASIVKTSHYSIKVFFMINLALFFIQLIFLAIGMVISVFFTKLKSVFPISLGTVFGFFIIGALIDNDKNDGIRFISPFRYFDLSYIIKNSSYEAAYLIVSAIIVIAAVAATYLIYTKKDIHAVS
- a CDS encoding glycerol-3-phosphate responsive antiterminator produces the protein MKEYPIIASVTDLSKVDSVIRSKIQRVNLVTGDICILKELITKLHEAEKKVFVHLEMISGVGRDSSAIKYLSKNFNIDGIISTKANNIAAAKALGLSATLRVFAIDTTALESAIKVINKTKPDQVELMPGLMPSVIKRVKSKIKQPIIAGGLIRTSEEVRQAIAGGADYVSTAGTTLW
- a CDS encoding alpha/beta hydrolase encodes the protein MQKSIEIKNEDLTLRGMLHKPENFNGKLPIVCMFHGFTGDKLGSHFMFVRLSRILADKGIASIRFDFIGSGESDGDFVNMTLSKELEDSRLILQYAKSLDFVDEDKIGILGFSMGGAVASMLASEYKETVKTLCLWAPAGNMAEIAVQGKSEKDIEKVRKIGCYDLDGYLIGIDFIDDLLNTDIFKKSSSYDKNVLLIHGTNDTSVPISTSEKYLELYGTKGVLHSISGSNHTFTSKAFENEVLDYTVGFFEGELNTTISKFNSLTL
- a CDS encoding ABC transporter substrate-binding protein, whose protein sequence is MKKKLKVIIASALLGMTLAGCTTPQANASSGSNNGKTEIVLWHAMGGKGGSVLKEVVDNFNNTTGKEKNIFVKAVHQGTYQDTDTKLKAVLQANNVKNMPDLVQSAALGVFTLKEYKDTLWIDDLEKKYPDFDLSNIEPNALAAASYKGRHLGMPFSNSTMLMYYNKDQYKEAGLDPEKPAATLDELADHVAKLTKKQGKEVVRYGMVHQLNFYAPMSWIGMQKGGSYLVDNENGRSATPTKVVFGENGTMKEVLTKWQKIYKTGGLDYTGTDASKRFAAGETSIFLGSTASLPSIVEGIGGKFQLGTAFLPKVHPEDNAGVATGGSSLYALNKHDENKEKAIVEFLKYMSSPETQFKWHTGTGYFPVNKKTYDLPEMQEHLKKNPLFKTAIDQLHQSSPKVQEMWMPSFQEFETFQTDTVTSMLDGEIDVDTAIKNVVEKGDELINNYRRANSK
- a CDS encoding 50S ribosomal protein L25, with translation MEQIVLNVEHRTNKTKKFREEGFVPGVIYGGKSGKSESIKIQEAPLKKILSSHGMSAKLWIKNGDEKKFGFIKEIQRTPVTNKIVHVDVQFVSKNQDVKLKIPVVFKGEEALRGKQLQLVVNKLEAEVIGKLDLVPEVIHVDVSEKAAGDNITFKDFNLDESIKTHDNIDEVYASISNLVVEEESEETEENAEANTEE